One part of the Mya arenaria isolate MELC-2E11 chromosome 3, ASM2691426v1 genome encodes these proteins:
- the LOC128228179 gene encoding uncharacterized protein LOC128228179 isoform X2, whose translation MSEMMVYINDGAYHGYVSNAVNIQKRNLMDIAKFDNGFFYPGHDIQQWGKPKAEVNVYPWGRRRVHRNNIIAIGGAVSCPPLHVWDYVLTGMGEMEPSGMYMQYMPGRVCYVPHLPHHEHNCYSVRLYNGKVVKKKRKLLVKIGKSRYRGILSCIGLDGCPRKRQRSKEKETKSLVRQEDLTKIEKAIQTVSTKIEETGTKIENKMQIIGAQMDSKTCQTNVENINTTITLVGEEIKEAIQETSRKISEGTRTTADKIDELKEHMNKIKITKDSPIPSPALSPTPVSNRKSKGEEEEEEKGEEGDLSKGQEVLARWSDDGWYYFGHIESKGKSKGKSKVKGKDESKDKGKEDCRGERTEDTICWKVRDSTGHTEYIQLRNILTEEERRQQIIQKDDHVIAPHPDYYCSYAPGHVIQVFEKRVNVVFFDDRHERLKIKDVYKISQEQYHDDVITIKQCEEELKGADAVMLDNTTGKYIPVTVRAPTGQQWFKIFDQNMKQRGNHIFPNDLLPDSDHLNWKYALAPVKGHIYMPAKIRKTVERYFIVQFCDKQRAKVWVEKSDCFYLSKVYYDFAVKFLPAQNKAE comes from the exons ATGAGTGAAATGATGGTTTATATAAACGACGGCGCGTATCATGGGTACGTTTCCAATGCGGTCAATATACAGAAACGGAATTTGATGGACATCGCCAAGTTCGACAATGGATTCTTCTATCCGG GCCATGACATCCAACAGTGGGGCAAACCGAAAGCGGAAGTAAATGTTTACCCTTGGGGTCGGAGGCGTGTTCACCGGAACAACATTATTGCCATTGGCGGAGCTGTGTCCTGCCCGCCACTGCAT GTTTGGGATTACGTTTTGACGGGGATGGGAGAGATGGAACCAAGCGGTATGTATATGCAGTATATGCCGGGCCGAGTCTGCTACGTGCCTCATCTTCCGCACCACGAACACAATTGCTACTCCGTTCGACTTTACAATGGCAAAGTT GTGAAGAAGAAGCGGAAATTGTTGGTAAAGATCGGCAAGTCCCGCTACCGTGGAATACTTAGCTGTATCGGACTGGACGGTTGCCCGCGGAAAAG ACAAAGATCCAAGGAAAAGGAAACGAAAAG TTTAGTCCGGCAGGAGGACCTCACTAAAATTGAGAAGGCTATTCAGACAGTCAGTACAAAGATCGAAGAAACTGGgaccaaaattgaaaataagatgCAGATAATAGGTGCACAAATGGATagcaaaacatgtcaaacaaacgttgaaaacataaacacaacaatcaCATTAGTTGGAGAGGAAATAAAAGAGGCAATACAAGAGACCAGTAGGAAGATTTCAGAAGGAACTCGTACTACCGCCGACAAAATTGACGAGCTTAAGGAACACatgaataaaatcaaaattacaaaaGACAGT CCTATTCCATCGCCTGCTCTGTCCCCAACACCCGTCTCTAATCGCAAATCGaaaggagaagaagaagaagaagaaaagggAGAAGAAGGAG ACTTAAGTAAAGGTCAGGAGGTCTTGGCACGATGGTCTGATGACGGATGGTATTATTTTGGGCATATAGAAAGTAAGGGAAAAAGTAAGGGGAAAAGTAAGGTCAAAGGCAAGGATGAAAGTAAAGATAAGGGTAAGGAAGATTGTAGGGGGGAAAGAACAGAAGATACAATATGCTGGAAGGTAAGGGACAGCACCGGTCACACCGAATACATACAGCTGAGGAACATACTAACGGAAGAGGAACGAAGACAGCAAATAATTCAG AAGGATGATCATGTTATTGCTCCTCATCCTGACTACTACTGCAGTTATGCTCCGGGACATGTTATACAAGTGTTCGAAAAAAGAGTAAATGTGGTTTTCTTTGATGATCGTCACGAGCGACTTAAAATTAAAGACGTATACAAAATTTCACAAGAGCAATATCACGACGACGttattacaattaaacaatgCGAAGAGGAATTAAAGGGAGCAGACGCCGTTATGTTAGATAATACGACTGGGAAATATATTCCAG TGACTGTGCGGGCTCCAACAGGGCAGCAATGGTTCAAGATATTCGACCAAAACATGAAACAGAGGGGCAACCACATATTCCCAAATGATCTATTACCTGATAGTGATCATCTG AACTGGAAGTACGCTCTTGCTCCTGTGAAAGGTCACATATATATGCCTGCAAAAATACGAAAGACCGTAGAGCGGTATTTCATCGTCCAATTTTGTGATAAACAGAG GGCCAAAGTTTGGGTGGAGAAGAGCGATTGTTTTTATCTCAGCAAGGTGTACTACGACTTTGCTGTTAAATTTTTACCAGCACAAAATAAAGCAGAGTAA
- the LOC128228179 gene encoding uncharacterized protein LOC128228179 isoform X1 produces the protein MSEMMVYINDGAYHGYVSNAVNIQKRNLMDIAKFDNGFFYPGHDIQQWGKPKAEVNVYPWGRRRVHRNNIIAIGGAVSCPPLHVWDYVLTGMGEMEPSGMYMQYMPGRVCYVPHLPHHEHNCYSVRLYNGKVVKKKRKLLVKIGKSRYRGILSCIGLDGCPRKRCQKDKSMVFLNDDSDDDDGDDDDDDDDDDDDDDDDDDDDDDIGKKDNDDSDDCDSDSKKENKTQRKKKEANKDRQRSKEKETKSLVRQEDLTKIEKAIQTVSTKIEETGTKIENKMQIIGAQMDSKTCQTNVENINTTITLVGEEIKEAIQETSRKISEGTRTTADKIDELKEHMNKIKITKDSPIPSPALSPTPVSNRKSKGEEEEEEKGEEGDLSKGQEVLARWSDDGWYYFGHIESKGKSKGKSKVKGKDESKDKGKEDCRGERTEDTICWKVRDSTGHTEYIQLRNILTEEERRQQIIQKDDHVIAPHPDYYCSYAPGHVIQVFEKRVNVVFFDDRHERLKIKDVYKISQEQYHDDVITIKQCEEELKGADAVMLDNTTGKYIPVTVRAPTGQQWFKIFDQNMKQRGNHIFPNDLLPDSDHLNWKYALAPVKGHIYMPAKIRKTVERYFIVQFCDKQRAKVWVEKSDCFYLSKVYYDFAVKFLPAQNKAE, from the exons ATGAGTGAAATGATGGTTTATATAAACGACGGCGCGTATCATGGGTACGTTTCCAATGCGGTCAATATACAGAAACGGAATTTGATGGACATCGCCAAGTTCGACAATGGATTCTTCTATCCGG GCCATGACATCCAACAGTGGGGCAAACCGAAAGCGGAAGTAAATGTTTACCCTTGGGGTCGGAGGCGTGTTCACCGGAACAACATTATTGCCATTGGCGGAGCTGTGTCCTGCCCGCCACTGCAT GTTTGGGATTACGTTTTGACGGGGATGGGAGAGATGGAACCAAGCGGTATGTATATGCAGTATATGCCGGGCCGAGTCTGCTACGTGCCTCATCTTCCGCACCACGAACACAATTGCTACTCCGTTCGACTTTACAATGGCAAAGTT GTGAAGAAGAAGCGGAAATTGTTGGTAAAGATCGGCAAGTCCCGCTACCGTGGAATACTTAGCTGTATCGGACTGGACGGTTGCCCGCGGAAAAG GTGCCAAAAAGATAAATCGATGGTTTTCCTaaatgatgatagtgatgatgatgatggtgatgatgatgatgatgatgatgatgatgatgacgatgatgatgacgacgacgacgatgacgacgataTTGGCAAAAAAGATAACGATGACAGCGATGATTGTGATAGTGATtctaaaaaggaaaacaaaacacaacgaAAGAAAAAAGAAGCGAATAAGGACAG ACAAAGATCCAAGGAAAAGGAAACGAAAAG TTTAGTCCGGCAGGAGGACCTCACTAAAATTGAGAAGGCTATTCAGACAGTCAGTACAAAGATCGAAGAAACTGGgaccaaaattgaaaataagatgCAGATAATAGGTGCACAAATGGATagcaaaacatgtcaaacaaacgttgaaaacataaacacaacaatcaCATTAGTTGGAGAGGAAATAAAAGAGGCAATACAAGAGACCAGTAGGAAGATTTCAGAAGGAACTCGTACTACCGCCGACAAAATTGACGAGCTTAAGGAACACatgaataaaatcaaaattacaaaaGACAGT CCTATTCCATCGCCTGCTCTGTCCCCAACACCCGTCTCTAATCGCAAATCGaaaggagaagaagaagaagaagaaaagggAGAAGAAGGAG ACTTAAGTAAAGGTCAGGAGGTCTTGGCACGATGGTCTGATGACGGATGGTATTATTTTGGGCATATAGAAAGTAAGGGAAAAAGTAAGGGGAAAAGTAAGGTCAAAGGCAAGGATGAAAGTAAAGATAAGGGTAAGGAAGATTGTAGGGGGGAAAGAACAGAAGATACAATATGCTGGAAGGTAAGGGACAGCACCGGTCACACCGAATACATACAGCTGAGGAACATACTAACGGAAGAGGAACGAAGACAGCAAATAATTCAG AAGGATGATCATGTTATTGCTCCTCATCCTGACTACTACTGCAGTTATGCTCCGGGACATGTTATACAAGTGTTCGAAAAAAGAGTAAATGTGGTTTTCTTTGATGATCGTCACGAGCGACTTAAAATTAAAGACGTATACAAAATTTCACAAGAGCAATATCACGACGACGttattacaattaaacaatgCGAAGAGGAATTAAAGGGAGCAGACGCCGTTATGTTAGATAATACGACTGGGAAATATATTCCAG TGACTGTGCGGGCTCCAACAGGGCAGCAATGGTTCAAGATATTCGACCAAAACATGAAACAGAGGGGCAACCACATATTCCCAAATGATCTATTACCTGATAGTGATCATCTG AACTGGAAGTACGCTCTTGCTCCTGTGAAAGGTCACATATATATGCCTGCAAAAATACGAAAGACCGTAGAGCGGTATTTCATCGTCCAATTTTGTGATAAACAGAG GGCCAAAGTTTGGGTGGAGAAGAGCGATTGTTTTTATCTCAGCAAGGTGTACTACGACTTTGCTGTTAAATTTTTACCAGCACAAAATAAAGCAGAGTAA